In the Anoplopoma fimbria isolate UVic2021 breed Golden Eagle Sablefish chromosome 7, Afim_UVic_2022, whole genome shotgun sequence genome, one interval contains:
- the rbm14b gene encoding RNA-binding protein 14b — protein sequence MIWCRVPLCPFGLQPAMKVTHKEKSAMDKSNTVKLFVGNLALDTTQEELSAIFEPYGQVVSCSVLRQFAFVHLQGEGAAERAIRELNGREFRGRNLVVEESRGRPLHSTKVFVGNLSGMCTTEDLQQLFQTFGKVLECDKVKARHSSSAGYAFVHMENKEDALQAIEALHGTSFKGRPLSVELSKVQPSKQAPTGKIPCVNCGKQGHYAGECPVGKPSLEQYQSQAAVLAAAAAAAAGLPLQVQQSVHNSVYNTSTFDPTYAALTGITTGTRTDGNPVNPAVYGALASQVYGANVASQLYGSVANQAALTSGATQMYSSMAPNIYGQMAGNPAAAAVAAAYSPQVYTPTMANSHVYLTAAHGLDMQTAAAAVNPAYTVSPAIYGGAGPAYAHISAMGTADHTTAIFEAARQAHYFAQGQQVMADQQTVAAAAAAAAAAAKSGERDRSPLRRSVPLLPDPVMKPFMYQRAKPRRPLLPTPAGRAAEEAAEAAEDPMARYYAEYYQQLQQYPQFQYAYPPPSAMTAISGMQGVSSAMSAQSVAALDALRPVVPTAAAVAAAMAAPRVYEPPLPPPTRKEAILRRPNSPFTRLSPLPIVAHNSLPPTPPHPTPSLFALNPIPHLPLPPQT from the exons atGATCTGGTGTCGTGTTCCACTTTGCCCTTTTGGTTTACAGCCAGCCATGAAGGTTACTCACAAGGAGAAAAG CGCCATGGACAAGAGCAACACGGTGAAGCTCTTCGTGGGCAACCTGGCGTTGGACACCACCCAGGAGGAGCTGTCGGCCATCTTCGAGCCCTACGGCCAGGTGGTGAGCTGCAGCGTGCTGCGGCAGTTCGCCTTCGTCCACCTGCAGGGCGAGGGCGCCGCCGAGCGAGCCATCCGGGAGCTCAACGGACGGGAGTTTCGGGGACGGAATCTGGTGGTGGAGGAGTCGAGGGGGAGGCCGTTGCACTCCACCAAGGTGTTTGTGGGTAACCTGAGTGGGATGTGCACCACCGAGGACCTCCAGCAGCTGTTCCAGACATTTGGGAAAGTTCTCGAGTGTGATAAAGTGAAAG CCAGGCATTCCTCTTCCGCAGGCTATGCCTTTGTCCACATGGAAAACAAGGAAGACGCGCTCCAGGCCATCGAGGCCCTGCACGGCACCTCCTTTAAGGGCCGCCCCCTGTCCGTAGAGCTGTCCAAGGTCCAGCCCAGCAAGCAGGCGCCTACAGGAAAAATCCCCTGCGTTAACTGCGGGAAGCAGGGCCACTATGCTGGAGAGTGCCCCGTGGGGAAGCCCTCTCTGGAGCAGTACCAGAGTCAGGCCGCGGTCCtggccgccgccgccgctgcagCCGCCGGCCTGCCGCTACAGGTCCAACAGAGCGTGCACAATTCGGTCTACAACACCTCCACCTTTGATCCCACATACGCGGCTCTCACTGGGATCACCACGGGCACGCGCACTGATGGGAACCCAGTGAATCCGGCCGTTTATGGGGCTCTTGCCAGCCAGGTGTACGGTGCCAATGTTGCCAGTCAGCTTTATGGATCGGTGGCCAATCAGGCAGCTCTCACATCAGGCGCCACCCAAATGTACAGCTCGATGGCGCCCAACATCTACGGCCAGATGGCGGGGAACCCGGCTGCTGCTGCGGTTGCCGCCGCCTACTCCCCTCAAGTTTACACCCCGACCATGGCCAACTCCCATGTCTATCTCACTGCTGCTCATGGACTAGATATGCAAACGGCAGCAGCTGCGGTCAACCCCGCCTACACTGTATCTCCAGCTATTTATGGCGGCGCCGGGCCGGCCTACGCTCATATAAGCGCCATGGGAACGGCGGACCACACCACGGCCATCTTTGAGGCCGCCAGACAGGCACATTACTTTGCCCAGGGCCAGCAGGTCATGGCTGACCAGCAGACGGTGGCTGCTGCAGCGGCTGCGGCGGCGGCTGCGGCGAAGTCTGGTGAGAGGGACCGCAGTCCCCTACGGAGGTCGGTACCTCTGCTACCAGACCCGGTGATGAAGCCGTTCATGTACCAGAGAGCCAAGCCGCGCCGGCCCCTGCTCCCCACACCAGCCGGCCGGGCGGCAGAAGAGGCCGCGGAGGCCGCAGAGGACCCGATGGCCAG GTACTATGCCGAGTActaccagcagctgcagcagtacCCCCAGTTCCAGTACGCCTACCCGCCGCCGAGCGCAATGACAGCCATCTCTGGCATGCAGGGAGTGTCATCCGCGATGTCGGCCCAGTCGGTGGCCGCGCTGGACGCCCTCAGGCCAGTGGTCCCCACCGCTGCGGCAGTGGCAGCCGCCATGGCTGCACCAAGGGTGTATGAGCCGCCGTTGCCGCCGCCCACGCGCAAGGAGGCCATCCTCCGCCGCCCGAACTCTCCCTTCACACGCCTGAGCCCCCTTCCGATAGTCGCACACAACTCTctgccccccaccccaccccacccaacCCCTTCCCTCTTCGCCCTGAACCCCATCCCACATCTCCCTCTTCCACCCCAAACTTGA
- the LOC129093480 gene encoding copper chaperone for superoxide dismutase-like isoform X2 has protein sequence MTCESCAVKVRAALEGKPGVTSVSVDVGKEQVLVESALTSAEVQALIESTGRRAVLKGIGGSEQDLGSAVAMLAGGGKIQGVVRFLQLSEERCLIDGTIDGLEPGPHGLHVHTLGDLTLDCLSCGEHYNPFGRQHGSPGDSERHAGDLGNIVAGPDGRASFRQEDSQIKVWDVIGRSLVVDAGEDDLGRGDHPLSKQTGNSGERLACGIIARSAGLFQNPKQICACDGVTLWEERDRPIAGKGRSKAGTETPSANL, from the exons ATGACATGTGAGAGCTGCGCAGTGAAAGTCAGAGCTGCTCTGGAAGGTAAACCAG GAGTGACGTCTGTCAGTGTGGATGTGGGTAAGGAGCAGGTGTTGGTGGAGTCGGCTCTGACCAGTGCAGAGGTTCAGGCTCTGATAGAGAGCACCGGACGACGGGCCGTGCTGAAAGGCATCGGAGGATCAGAGCAAG acCTGGGTTCAGCTGTGGCCATGCTGGCCGGTGGGGGAAAGATCCAGGGGGTGGTGCGCTTCCTGCAGCTGTCCGAGGAGCGTTGCTTGATTGACGGGACCATTGATGGGTTGGAGCCCGGACCCCACGGCCTCCACGTCCACACCCTGGGGGACCTCACGCTGGACTGCCTCAG ctgtggAGAGCACTACAACCCCTTTGGGAGACAGCACGGCAGTCCAGGGGACTCTGAAAGG CATGCTGGTGATTTGGGAAATATTGTTGCTGGACCAGATGGCAGAGCCTCATTTAGACAAGAGGACAGTCAAAtaaag GTGTGGGATGTGATTGGCCGATCGTTGGTGGTGGATGCAGGAGAGGACGACCTGGGCCGAGGAGATCACCCTCTCTCCAAACAGACTGGGAACTCTGGGGAAAG ACTGGCCTGTGGGATCATCGCCCGATCGGCAGGTCTTTTCCAGAACCCCAAACAGATTTGTGCCTGTGACGGCGTCACgctgtgggaggagagagaccgGCCGATAGCGGGGAAAGGTCGGAGCAAGGCCGGCACAGAAACACCGTCGGCAAACCTCTGA
- the LOC129093480 gene encoding copper chaperone for superoxide dismutase-like isoform X1 produces the protein MAAPICRYSWFASASRKVGSYLFNSVFLAQAASSGNKMDSERPTRLEFAVQMTCESCAVKVRAALEGKPGVTSVSVDVGKEQVLVESALTSAEVQALIESTGRRAVLKGIGGSEQDLGSAVAMLAGGGKIQGVVRFLQLSEERCLIDGTIDGLEPGPHGLHVHTLGDLTLDCLSCGEHYNPFGRQHGSPGDSERHAGDLGNIVAGPDGRASFRQEDSQIKVWDVIGRSLVVDAGEDDLGRGDHPLSKQTGNSGERLACGIIARSAGLFQNPKQICACDGVTLWEERDRPIAGKGRSKAGTETPSANL, from the exons ATGGCGGCGCCCATCTGCAGGTACAGCTGGTTCGCTTCCGCTTCTCGAAAAGTGGGAAGTTATCTGTTTAATTCAGTGTTTCTCGCCCAGGCGGCGAGCAGCGGGAACAAAATGGACTCCGAGCGGCCGACCAGG CTGGAGTTTGCGGTGCAGATGACATGTGAGAGCTGCGCAGTGAAAGTCAGAGCTGCTCTGGAAGGTAAACCAG GAGTGACGTCTGTCAGTGTGGATGTGGGTAAGGAGCAGGTGTTGGTGGAGTCGGCTCTGACCAGTGCAGAGGTTCAGGCTCTGATAGAGAGCACCGGACGACGGGCCGTGCTGAAAGGCATCGGAGGATCAGAGCAAG acCTGGGTTCAGCTGTGGCCATGCTGGCCGGTGGGGGAAAGATCCAGGGGGTGGTGCGCTTCCTGCAGCTGTCCGAGGAGCGTTGCTTGATTGACGGGACCATTGATGGGTTGGAGCCCGGACCCCACGGCCTCCACGTCCACACCCTGGGGGACCTCACGCTGGACTGCCTCAG ctgtggAGAGCACTACAACCCCTTTGGGAGACAGCACGGCAGTCCAGGGGACTCTGAAAGG CATGCTGGTGATTTGGGAAATATTGTTGCTGGACCAGATGGCAGAGCCTCATTTAGACAAGAGGACAGTCAAAtaaag GTGTGGGATGTGATTGGCCGATCGTTGGTGGTGGATGCAGGAGAGGACGACCTGGGCCGAGGAGATCACCCTCTCTCCAAACAGACTGGGAACTCTGGGGAAAG ACTGGCCTGTGGGATCATCGCCCGATCGGCAGGTCTTTTCCAGAACCCCAAACAGATTTGTGCCTGTGACGGCGTCACgctgtgggaggagagagaccgGCCGATAGCGGGGAAAGGTCGGAGCAAGGCCGGCACAGAAACACCGTCGGCAAACCTCTGA